From one Lycium ferocissimum isolate CSIRO_LF1 chromosome 5, AGI_CSIRO_Lferr_CH_V1, whole genome shotgun sequence genomic stretch:
- the LOC132058397 gene encoding RING-H2 finger protein ATL74-like codes for MFLLFHLQGLILDQLAKDIVMNFHHRLLLETDQSMAPIDGNQYDHNSNFDTNMIIILAVLLCALLSVLGLNSIVRCAFRCSRSAEESQVVAAKGIKKKNLRQIPVVVYGKVNFSGSECPICLGEFVDGEKVRVLPKCKHGFHVTCIDKWLLAHSSCPNCRHSLNGEATVEP; via the coding sequence aTGTTTTTGTTATTTCACTTGCAGGGATTGATTCTTGATCAGCTAGCTAAAGACATAGTAATGAATTTCCATCACCGGCTTCTTCTTGAGACAGACCAAAGTATGGCACCAATAGATGGAAACCAGTATGATCATAATTCAAATTTCGACACCAATATGATCATAATTCTTGCCGTTTTGCTATGTGCATTATTAAGTGTACTTGGTTTAAATTCTATTGTGCGATGCGCGTTTCGTTGTAGTCGTAGTGCAGAGGAGTCACAAGTTGTTGCTGCTAAAGGgatcaagaagaaaaatttaCGGCAAATTCCTGTAGTTGTTTATGGAAAAGTGAATTTTTCAGGGAGTGAATGTCCAATTTGTCTTGGAGAATTTGTGGATGGTGAAAAGGTTCGTGTGTTACCAAAATGTAAACATGGTTTTCATGTGACATGTATTGATAAATGGCTCTTGGCACATTCATCGTGCCCGAATTGTCGGCACTCTTTGAATGGTGAAGCCACAGTAGAACCATGA